The sequence AACGTATAAGGGAGAACCAGCGAAAGTATCCGTGACTGTTAAGGATGAAGAGGGCAACTTTGTGAAAAAAGCAAAAATTATCATCGGAAACAAAACAGCCTTCACAGACAGCTATGGAAAAGCCAATATGGAGCTTAAACCGGGGGAATATAAGGTTCTTATAGAGAAAGAGGGATATGAAACTGTTGAAGAAGATGTCACACTTGAGGATGGGGAGGAAAAAACTTTGGAGATAACTTTAACAAAGCTCCCCTACTACTTCGAGCTTGAGGGAAGCGGGGACACAGTTGCAGTTACGGCTGGATCCATAGGGAGCTATACAATGAGCATAAAGAACTTAGGAAAAGAAGAAGATTCGTATTTGCTTTCGACTTTTGACGTTCCGGAAGGATGGTCAGCGGAATTTTATTATGCGGAAAGTCCTATGAGAAAGATAAAAATTAACCCGGGAGAATCCAAAGAAGTTACTTTAAGAATAGTTCCTCCCTTTAATGCCCAGCCTGGAGAATACAACCTGACGATTGCCGTTGATAGCTCCTCTGGATTGGAGAAAAGGATAAACTTAGTAGTGAAGCTTATCGGGGAATACAAATTTGAGATGTATCCGGAGACACCAATGGTGAACATTAAAGCCGGTAAGGAGGGGATCGCCTATCTTTCCCTCGAAAACACTGGAACTGCTCCAATAACGAACATAAAATTTGAGGTAAGTGCTCCCCAAGGATGGGATGTTAAGGTTACTCCCCAAGTAATTCCCGAGCTTAGGTCGCTGTATTTCGAGGAGGGCGGTGTTAGAGGAATAAGTGGATCGGAGAATCGTTTAACTGTTACGATAAAAGTCCCAGAGACAACTCCAGCTGGGACATACCAAATAACAATCACCGGAAAAGGAGATCAAGCTCAAGCCAGCACCCAGATCACGGTTAGGGTAACTCAGAGCTCTAATACCGCATACATTGGAATACTAGTACTTGTACTAACATTTGGGGCTGTAATATGGATGATGAGGAGGGTGGGCAGGAGATGAAGGCATTAAACATCGCAATGAAGGAGCTCTATGTCTCAATAAAAAGCAAAAGGTTTATAATACTCCTTAGTATTTATGTTCTTCTCCTTCTTCTGCTCTCTTACTCTCTGAGGGACAACTTAAGTGAGCTAACTTCTCCCTCTGTTGAAAAGTTATCAATGGATTTGTTTGGAGTTAGTGGAGATGTTTTTGCTACACCTCTTTCTACTATGCTTACCCTCAACTTTACGTTCTTCACGGTAATTGGAGCTATTTTAGGAGCTTCTCTCGGGGCAGATGCGATAAACAAAGAGATTGAAAGTGGAACTATAAAAACACTACTTGGACACCCTATTTATAGAGATGAGGTTATAAACGGGAAATTCCTCGGCAATGCGTTTGTTTTGGCTATTACAATCACCATTGGATATGTGGTTACGATTGCCTTTCTCCTTATCAATGGCACTCCTCTCGATGGAGATTCTGTCTTCAGGGGATTTATTGCATTCCTTTTGACATTTCTCTATTCCTTAGTCTTTCTAAGCTTCTCCATCCTTTTTTCGACACTTCTAAAAAAACCTGAGACCTCTATGCTTATATCAATTGGCCTAGCAATTTTTTTAACAATGATATATGGGTTAATCGTCTCTCTGATAGCCCAACACCTAGCTGGAGAAGTGCCACCTTATGGAACGCCTGCTTTTGAAATATGGGAAGAAACTTTTAAGCTCTGGGAGCAGAGGCTGCACTTTATAAATCCGGCTCATCACTATGTTGCTTTAATTATTGCTGTTTTTGCTGGTGATAGAATAGCCAACTACTATGCTCCCCTTGGAGATTCCCTAATCTTGATGTTCAACAATCTATCAATGCTTTTAACCTTTCTGCTCCTCCCGTTTGCCTTTGCTTATGTTAGATTTATGACCAGCGACCTCAGATAAAAATAGAAAAGAGCAAATTAGCCCTTTGCAACTCCAATAGGTCTCATCCTTGCCACCAGATTAGCTATTCCCGCCTCATGAACAACGTTAACAACGTTATCGACGTTCTTGTAGGCTCCGGGGGCTTCCTCTGCAACAACCCTCATGCTCGCTGCCCTAATGTATATTCCTCTCTGCATGAGCTCGTTTCTAAGCTTATCTCCTCTAAATTGTCTTGTAGCAGCATGTCTGCTCAAAACCCTTCCCGCACCGTGGCATGTGCTACCAAAGGTTTCTTTCATTGATCCCTCGGCTCCAGCAAGCACATAGCTTGCCGTACCCATTGAACCGGGAATTAAGACAGGCTGTCCCACATTGCGGTAAGCTCTTGGCACAGCCTCATGCCCAGCGGGGAATGCTCTTGTGGCACCTTTTCTGTGAACTACAACTTTGACTTTCCTTCCATCAACCTCGTGCTCTTCAACTTTTGCTATGTTGTGGGCAACATCGTAAACTATGCTCATTCCTAAGTCCTCAGCCTTTTGCTTGAACACTTCCTCAAAGCTCTCCCTTACCCAGTGGGTAATCATCTGCCTGTTAGCCCATGCAAAGTTTGCCGCAGCTTTCATTGCACTGAAATATCTTTGCCCTTCCCCTGTCTGGAATGGGACGCTCACGAGTTCTCTGTCTGGCCATGGCACATTGTACTTCCTATTTGCCTTCTCCATGATCCTTAGGTAATCGCTTGCTACCTGATGACCAAGCCCTCTTGACCCAGTGTGCACCATAACAACAACTTGTCCTTCAAACAAGCCATATACCTTAGCGATTTCCTCATTGAAGATTTTGTCAACTACCTGCACTTCCAAGAAGTGGTTTCCACTTCCTAGAGAGCCTAATTGTGGGGCCCCTCTTTGCTTTGCTTTTTGGCTTACTGCATTTGGATCCGCTCCTTCCATTCTCCCGTTCTCTTCTAGATGCTCTAGATCTTCCTTCCAGCCATAGCCGTTCTCCACAGCCCACTTTGCACCATCTGCAAGAACATCATCTAATTGCGTCCAGTGAAGCCTAATCCTTCCTTTGCTTCCAAGTCCGCTTGGCACGTTTTTGAAGAGGGTATCGACGAGCTGTTTGATCTTTGGTCTAACTTCTTTCTCCGTTAAGTTCGTCCTAATAAGCCTGACGCCGCAGTTGACGTCATAACCCACGCCTCCGGGGCTTATAACGCCTTCTTTCACGTCAAAAGCCGCTACACCGCCGATTGGGAAACCATAACCCTGATGACCATCGGGCATTACTATAGAATACTTATAAATCCCAGGAAGCATGGCCACATTTGCGGCCTGTTCGAGGGTTCTATCTTGTCTCATTTTTTGGATTAGTGTATCATCTGCATAAACTCTTCCCGGCACTCTCATTCTTTTATCGAACTTCGGTATCTCCCACCTGATCTTATCTATTCTTTTTAATGGGATCTCCATCCTTCTCACCTCCAAATTAAATAGCTCTCAAAATTTTAAAAGATTGCGTTATTTGGGGTTTATTCTCCTTTCTTTCGGCACGTAGTTTTTAATTATACCGTCTTTTGCTTTTCCGCAGCCAAGATAGTACAAGCCCCATTTTAGTATTACCCATCCTCTCGTTTCGGTTGAGGTTTTCAGGTCTTCTCCACTTAGCCAGAGCTTCATCTCTTCCTCATCAACTTCAACGACGTTTTTTGTAGCTTTTGGGCCGACTAAAAAGCTTCCCTCTATAGTGAGCCTTATCCCATCACTTTCAATTTTTCCAAAATAAATTCCCCTATCTGTGCGTGTATTTGGATTGAACTCGCAGGGCTTATAGGCGTAAACCTTTTTACTCCTTTTTACTTCAAAAATCAAATCTGGAGCATACCCATACTGCTCTATTAGCATTTCCTTAACTTTTTTGCTCATGGTTTCCTTATTTTCGCTATAAAGAACGCTTCCGTGTTGTTGTCCTGTGGATGAATGCGAAGACATTTTTTCACCTCCTCGGAATACTTCTTCCCCTCAAACTCCAAAACAGGAGGTGTTGACTTTAGAGGTAGGTTGATTTTCTCAAGCTTGGCGTCAGTTTTGGAGAGGAGGTAGTCAACAACTTCTTCGTTTTCAAGGGGGTCTATGGTACATGTTGAGTACACCAAAACTCCTCCGGGCTTTAGAGCTTTGTAAGCTGCTACTATTAGCTTTTTTTGAATGTTGGAGTATCTTATAACCTTCTTCATGCTCCAATCTGTCAAGAATTTGAAGCTTTTTCTTATCATCCCCACACTTGAGCAAGGCGCATCAAGGAGTACTCTATCGAAGGTATTTTCAAATCGTGAAAAGTAAATGCCGTCTTTGACGGTAACCCTTGCGTTAAGCACTCCAAACCGGTTTAGGTTTGCTATCAAAACATTAGCACGCCATTTTTTTAAGTCATTGGCTATTATGCACCCTTCGTTTTTCATGTATTGTGCTATTTGTGTCGTTTTAGCTCCTGGGGCAGCCGCCATGTCAAGGACGAGTTCTCTGGGCTTGGGGTCTAGGACAACGGGTGGTATCATTGAGGACGCCTCTTGAGGAAAGACAAGCCCAAGGGCGTACTCTATCATATCCCCGAACTCTCTGGTGTTGATAAAGAACCCTTCTTTTACCCAAGGGATCGGTTCAAGCTCGTACCTTTCTTCCAGCCTTGCCTTTACGTACTCTAGGGGAGCTTTGAGGGTGTTGATTCTTATGCTCTGCCTCAAGGGCGCCATCATGAGCCTCCAGAATTCTTCCCCATCATCGAGCTTTTGATACCTCTCGTAGAATGCTCTGTTCATTTTGGCGACTTCTTCCATGTAACCACCTCAGATATCTGGGACAAGCTGTGCCATCCATTCCCCGTTGGGGAGCTGTTTTATCTCCATGTCGTGGTAGGTTATGGCTTTGACTTCTTCCTTTGGCTCGTGCTTTTCGCTCAGCTTTTCTCCATAGGCTTTTGCCTTGAGCTTGTATCCCTTTTCAGTTTTTTCTATTTTAACTTCAAAGTCCCTAAAAACCAGTCCTTCCGTGTCATGGAGGATAAGGAGCTCTTCAAGGAAGTTGTAAAGCAAGGAATATAAATCCTCTCCCTCAACTTCGATTTCTCTTACTTCTCTCTTCTCAACTTTCTCAACGTTAACCATTACATCAAAAAGAGCAATTGCAACGGCTTCAAAAGCCTCTTCAAGGGTTTCTCCATACCCTCTTATTCCAATATCGGCAGTGTGCTCATAGTGCTCCCACCTTTTCATTCTCTCACCCGATAGGTTAATATTTCCCCAAGTTTATTAGGCTTTGGGGATTGCCATGAGGGAGATAACACCGAAGAAGATTATGGAAATGAAGGGGAAGGAGAAAATTACGATGGTGACTGCATACGATTATCCATCAGCTCTTCTAGCGGATAAAGCCAAGATTGACATTATTTTTGTTGGGGATTCGCTGGGAATGGTGGTCTATGGAGAGCAGAACACCCTAAATGTGACCATGGAGCAGATGGTTTATCACACGAGGGCAGTTGCAAAAGCCGTTAAAAGAGGATTGGTTCTCGCTGATATGCCATTTATGAGTTATGAGGTTAGTGTAGAGGAAGGAATGAGAAATGCCGCCCGATTAATTCAGGCAGGGGCGGATGCGGTGAAGATTGAAGGGGGCTACGATCACAGAAAACTTGTAAAGAAGCTCGTTAGGGCGGGTATACCTGTTATGGGGCATACTGGCCTAACTCCCCAAAGATACCTTCGTTTGGGAGGCTACCATATAACGGGAGAGACCGAAGAAGAAATCGAGGAAATACTTAGGGATGCGAAGGCATTAGAAAAGGCTGGAGCTTTTGCAGTTGTTTTGGAGTTTGTTCTGGCGGATGTAGCTAAGTTGGTAACTGAAGAAGTCAAGATACCAACGATAGGAATCGGGTCTGGTCCTTATGTGGACGGGCAAGTTTTGGTATGGCACGATCTCCTTGGCGTCTATGAGCATGTGCCCCCATTTGTAAAGAAATATGCGGATTTGAGGGGTATAATTCAGCTGGCACTTGAGAATTATAGGGAGGAAGTAAAAGAGGGCAAGTTCCCAAGCGGTGAATACTACTGGGAGTTCCTCGATAAGGACGACTTTGAGAAAAAGAGGAGAAAAGTCATAGAGCGCCTATTAGGAGAGAGGTTTGATGAGGAAGTTTAAAGTCCGCAAAGAGCTCTTCACCCTTGAGGTGCCCGGAGGATACGCGGATAAAGTTGGACATGGAGAAGGATTCCTAGACTGTTCCCTTGGCACAAATCCGTTTGGAACTTCCGAAAGGGTAAAAGAGAAGTTGAAAAACTTAGAGGTAGACCTTTCTGCGTATCCGGATGTGAGGTATACTTATCTCAGAAACGCCCTTGCGGAATACTGGGATGTAGATGAAGAAAGCATTTTCTTTGGTTATGGGACCATCGGATGCTTTGAAAAGGTGAACAAATTTGTAATAAGCCCGGGCTCCAAGGTGTTTGGTATTTCCCCACAGTATACAAGATACATAAGCGACGTACTTGCCATGGGGGGCTCCTATGAATCGGTTTCCCTGAAAAAGGAAAACAGGTTTAAAATCGATGTTGGAGAAGTTATAAATGCTCTCACTTCAGATTATTCTCTTCTCTACCTCGACAACCCTCACAATCCCACTGGACAGGTGTTAAGGCTCAAAGAAGTTGAAGAAATCGTTCAGGATGCCGAGAGAAAGGGCGTTTTGGTTCTTGTAGATGAAGCTTATGGAGATTTTGTCGAAAAAGAAGAATCGGCAATAAACCTTGAATATGATAACCTCATCGTCCTCCGCTCTTTCTCAAAAGGCTTTGGGCTGGCATCTATGCGAGTAGGCTATGCTGTTATAAAAAACCGAAAGCTTGGGGAGCTTTATAGAAAGGTAGATTTGCCATTTCCGATAAGTACAATTGGAGAGATTTTGGCAGTTGAAGCACTTAAGGATCAAAAATTCCTCAAGGAAAGCAGAAAAAAGATAGCCGCTGTAAAAAGAGAAGTCATAGATACCCTCAAGAAAAAATTCCAAATAGCTGAAACCCACATGCAGACTCCAATAATGCTTTTGTGGGGAGAAGGAGACACTTATCGCTATTTTCTTGAAAGGAAGATATTAACTGTGAGGGGCTCAGCTTTTAGGTCGTTGGACGATTCCTATGCCCGACTTAGGGTTCCAAAAAATGCCGATGAATTACTAAGCCGTCTTTAGTTCACTTTTGATTCTGCTGACCATAAAGGTTCCAATGGTTATGAGCACAAACCCTACTAGGTGATATACTGTGAATTCTTCCCCAAGGAGGATTGCAACCCCTATTGCTACTGCGGGAGCGGGTGTTATTATTGCCGTCGCCTTTGAGAGGTTTATCCGCTTTATTGCGAGGTACCATATCACTTGTCCAAATGAGAGTATTATGCCCTCTGCTACAGCAAGCTTTGAAAACTCAAGTCCAGAAGAGAGAGCAAGCAAAAAGAGCAAGATTCCTCCAAAGGTGTTTCTAAATGCCGCTATAAGGAATGGATTGTAAGGGAGTTTCTTTGCTATCACATGCCCGCTCTGCCAGAAAAGGGGGACTAACAGGAGGAGCAAATCTCCCCCTTCTTGGTATTAATGCCTTTCCCTGTGTTATCACCAAAAACAAGCCAATAATGATTGAAAATGACCAGAAGACCTGGTGTTTAGTTATTTTTTCCCTTAGGAAAACATATGCAAGAACAAACGAGAAAAGGACTTCTGCCCTAGTTATAAGAGAGGCATTTATCGCTGTGCTTAATCGAGCCCCATAAGAATAAGCGATATAGGCTAAGGCAGTTCCAAACATCCCTACCAAAAATGCTCTTGGAATATACTGTGGATTTTCTTTTGCTTCTCTCCAGCTGGACGTAAGTAAAACGATTGGCCAAAGGAGTAAAGAAGCTATGAGGGCAGAAAATGCTGCAAAGCTTAGCGGATTGGTGGGGTTTGCCTTGATTACCACGGGTTCTATTCCATAGAGAAACATGCCAAGAAGGGCCAAAAGAGTCCCTTCACTCTCTTTGTTCATCCCACCCACCCAAGAGAATGAGATTTCTCTTGTATAGCTCAAGGATAAAGGTCACAAGTCTTTCATATAGCGGTTCAGCATTTTCTCCAAATTTCTCCCTCACTTTTTTCCCTATTTGTTCTACTGTCCTTGTGCCATCGCAAAGCTCCCATACAAAAACCCCTATTTCATCGAGTTCTATTCGCCTGTAGTCACCATGGAGCTTCCTTGCGAGAAAATCCAGTGTGGATGTCATAGGGATTAGAAGATAATACTTCCCATCGATCTTTCTTAATTCGATTTCTTCATTTCTCTTGGGGATAAGCTTGAGATAGTTCTCCATAGCTTTATTCACCAACGGAGATGAGAAGAGGATGTTTATAAGGGTGTTGGCGCCGGGGCAGGGATTTGAACCCTGGCGGGCTTAACGCCCACGGACTCTCCAGGCCCGCGCCTTCCCAGGCTAGGCTACCCCGGCGCTAAAAATAATGAGAATCATGAGATGAGCTCAATCTCGATTGTCACGTCTTCAGGAACACGAATCCTCATGATCTGCCTCATAGCTCTCTCATCAGCTTCAATGTCTATGAGTCTCTTGTGAACTCTAAGTTCAAATCTATCAAAAGTTGCGCTTCCTTCCCCATCAGGGCTCTTTCTTGTGGTTATCCTTATCCTTTTGGTTGGGAGTGGGATAGGCCCGCTCATTCTAACTCCTGTCCTCTCTGCAATCTGCTTGATTTGATCTGTAACCTCATTAAGAGCACTTATGTTTGTGCTCGCAAGCTTAATTCTTGCTTTTTGCATTTTTGCCACCTCTCTAAGTTCTAATGGGAAAAGTAATAATTTTAAAGGAAAAGGCTAGAGAAGGGCTTCACTCGCCCTTCTGGATGGATATAACCATACCGGCAGCGACTGTTTGACCCATGTCTCTGATAGCGAATCTACCGAGCTGTGGTATCTCCTTAACTGGCTCGATGACCATTGGCTTGGTTGGTCTGAGGATCACGATAGCTGAGTCACCGGTTTTGATGAATTGTGGGTTCTCCTCAACGATGTTACCGGTTCTTGGGTCGAGCTTAGCTAAGAGTTGCTCGAATCTAACTGCGACCTGGGTTGTGTGAGCGTGGAGAACTGGTGTGTAACCGATTGTAATGGCTGTTGGGTGGTTGAGGACGATAATTTGGGCCTTGAATGTGTCCTTTGGTCTGACAACTGTTGGTGGGTTGGTTGTGTGTCCAGCGACGTCACCTCTCTTTATGTCGTTCTTACCGACACCTCTGACGTTGAAACCAATGTTGTCACCTGGAAGAGCCTCTTCAAGTGGCTCGTGGTGCATTTCAATGCTCTTGACTTCACCTTGTATGGGCTTGTGGAAGATTGTTGATGCTGGCTCGAAGATGACTACATCTCCAACCCTAAGTCTTCCGGTTTCAACTCTACCGACTGGGACTGTACCGACACCCTTAATTGAGTAGACGTCTTGGATTGGGATTCTAAGTGGCTTGTCAACTGGCTTCTCTGGCTCTGGGATTTGGTCAAGGGCCTCGATGAGTGTTGGGCCGTTGTACCAGGGCATCTTGTCGCTCTTCTTCACTACGTTGTCTCCTTCCCAAGCGCTGATTGGGATGACTGGGAAGTTCTTGTAACCGAGCATTTGCAAGAGCTTTGTAACCTGTGTTGCAACCTCTTTGAACCTCTTCTCGTCGTAGTTGACCATGTCCATCTTGTTAATCGCAACGATTATGTGGTTGATACCGAGTGTTCTTGCAAGGAATGCGTGCTCCTTTGTCTGTGGCATTACACCGTCTGTGGCTGCAACGACGAGAACTGCAGCGTCAGCCTGTGAAGCACCGGTAATCATGTTCTTAACGAAGTCTCTGTGACCTGGGGCGTCGATAATGGTGATGTACCTATGTGGGGTCTCGAACTTGGTGTGAGCAACGTCGATTGTAATACCTCTTTCTCTCTCTTCCTTGAGTCTGTCCATAACCCAAGCGAACTTGAATGACTTACCCTTTTCACCCATTTCCTCGAACTTCTTGATGATCTGCTCTGGAATGTTGGCTGTGTCGAAGAGCAATCTACCGATTGTTGTACTCTTTCCGTGGTCTACGTGTCCGATAAACACTATATTAACGTGTGGCTTCTCCTTTGCCATCTTAACACACCTCCAAAGTTATGCCTAAGTCTATTCATCAAAGTGGGTTTTTAAAGCTTTCTCTAAACCTCAGCTCTCTCACGCGGGAAACCCGCATTCTTTTGAGAGAGCCTCATGAGTTCATGGTGGGATAAAAATTAGGGTTTAAAAAATTAACTAAAATTATACGGCTCGCTGTTAGAATAAGCTAACGAATAATATCAGAAACTTTATCCTAACAGTATTTGATGGGAACTAGGGTTCATTTACATAAGCTCTCAATACCCAAAAGTTACTTTAATATTTCCACCAAAAACGCAATCTTATCATTGAAAAACGTATGAATGTTATGAGTCAAAAGTAACTTTAATAAGCTTATGGAGCATGTTTTAAGATTGGATGGATCTAATATTATGACTTCGTTCTCTAAGCATATCTCCTTTTTTTCTAAAAATACTCCACATACAGCATGTGAAGCCTCAAAAACACTTTCTCCTTTGTGAAGAAGCAAAAATACATATACTTCCCGTTCTGAGAATCCCAGTCCCCTCAATATAGAAGCCTCAAGAATAGAAATTTGAAGACAATTCCCGCATCTTTGGCCTATGGTATTTAGAGGATGCAACTCATTATTATCTTTAATTGTTATAGTTGGGATGTAGCATATTTCTTTCAGTAGGTCTCTATGTAGCTTTTGAAGTCCTTTTTTATCATTCAACTTAATATTAGCAACCAGACGATTTGCAATATCGGGTATAATATACTTTGAAATCGCCAATGGAGGAACTTTGTAAAGTATTATTCTTTGACCATTATTGCAAAGAATAACCCTACAAACGTCATCATGGAAACCGCTAATATAGTCAACCATGGATCCACCCTCCACAGCGCTCCCCATATTACGGGAGCAAAAATCCCAATTAAGCCGGGCAGAGTATTTAATGTGCCATAGGCAGTTGCTAAATACTCTTTTTGATGTTTGGAAGTATAAACGCTATATGCAATGTTTGAGAGAGCCTCTCCAAAGAGCCCACTTAAAGCCAAGAATATGAGAGAATACGTGGGTGCATATTTGCTTAGGAGAGCAAACAGAGTCATCGTTATGCTATCCCCGAGGATATCTACAATAAAGGTCTTTTTGGGGCTGAGATAGTCCACCATAAAGCCCGCTACGAAGTACGCTACCAATACGAAAAATCTCGAAGCAGAGAAAACATTTACAATTACATCTGAATCGAGTTTCATCCAAGAGTCCAAGTAGGGATAAAGGAAAGTGTTGAAACACGAGCTGATAAATGCAGACAGACAGAAAAGGAGTGCTAACGGTGCGAGAGGGGTGTTTAACAGTTTTCTGAAGTCAGAATTTTTGATGCTACTTATAATGTTCTTCTTTATCTCTGATGTAACTCCATTTAATGGACGCTTTTTAGGAAGAGTTTCCACGAGCATCAATCGAAAGAGAGATAAAATAAATAACATCACTAACACGACGTACAAAACATATACAAAACCCAGCTTTTTAATTATCCAGTTCGTTAACATTGGACCAATAATCCATGCAACTGTGCTGGAGACATGAACCAATGAGAATACCCTACCCCGAATTTTTTCTTCTGTAGATTCAGCTATAAGTGCTGTAGTACCCGGACTAAAAAAGATTCCTATTGAGTGGAAGAGTATTAATGAAAGCATGATGGCGAGGGGATTTTTCATTAAAAGCAGTCCAAGAGTTGGTATCATGCTAAAAACAGACAACACTGCCATGGGTTTTCTCCCGAGACTATCGGCTATTAGTCCTCCAGAAAAGGAAAAGATTAAAGATAGGGCACCTGCTATAGACATTGAGAGTGCTAATTCAGAACTTCCCGCTTGATTGTTAACTAGTATAGGTAGGTATATGAAGAAATATGCTCTCACCATATTGATAGGAAAACCTGTTATTAGAATTATTAAGGGATTGTATTTGGGTTTCATTTCATCACCGTAACACTGAAGGATCTATAAATTCATGAGGAAACACTCCTTCCTCGAACAACTTTTGACATACTGGAAAGGACGCAGTAAATGATTTGTACTCTTCATATGCAAATGCCGGACAAATATTTGCACAGTAGCTCCTTAGAATACATCCGCTGCAAATTCCTTGAAATTCATCAGGTTTTACTCTACGAAGCTCTCCTAAAAAACCTCTGCCACTATACCATATGTCTCTTAGGCTCTCTTCTTTTATATTTCCTATCACAGTCTCTGGGTATTCAATTCCTATGCCACATAACGACACTCCTCCATCGGGTAAAATCCCAAGCATTTTTGTATAGTTGCATGCCATCCTTGAAATGTTTAGGTATCTCCTTCCGTATTTTGCGAGCAGATAATGAGGTACCATAGACCATATTTTGCCAGGATATTTATCATATAGCTGGATTAAATACTCTATGAGTGTTTGGTATTGGGAGACAGACAGGGAAATATTATTATGCCTAGCTCGGCCTATTGGGAGTATTGGATTAAATTTCACTGCCTTTGCTCCTAAACTCATAATTAAATCCGTTA comes from Thermococcus litoralis DSM 5473 and encodes:
- a CDS encoding ABC transporter permease is translated as MDDEEGGQEMKALNIAMKELYVSIKSKRFIILLSIYVLLLLLLSYSLRDNLSELTSPSVEKLSMDLFGVSGDVFATPLSTMLTLNFTFFTVIGAILGASLGADAINKEIESGTIKTLLGHPIYRDEVINGKFLGNAFVLAITITIGYVVTIAFLLINGTPLDGDSVFRGFIAFLLTFLYSLVFLSFSILFSTLLKKPETSMLISIGLAIFLTMIYGLIVSLIAQHLAGEVPPYGTPAFEIWEETFKLWEQRLHFINPAHHYVALIIAVFAGDRIANYYAPLGDSLILMFNNLSMLLTFLLLPFAFAYVRFMTSDLR
- a CDS encoding RtcB family protein, with the protein product MEIPLKRIDKIRWEIPKFDKRMRVPGRVYADDTLIQKMRQDRTLEQAANVAMLPGIYKYSIVMPDGHQGYGFPIGGVAAFDVKEGVISPGGVGYDVNCGVRLIRTNLTEKEVRPKIKQLVDTLFKNVPSGLGSKGRIRLHWTQLDDVLADGAKWAVENGYGWKEDLEHLEENGRMEGADPNAVSQKAKQRGAPQLGSLGSGNHFLEVQVVDKIFNEEIAKVYGLFEGQVVVMVHTGSRGLGHQVASDYLRIMEKANRKYNVPWPDRELVSVPFQTGEGQRYFSAMKAAANFAWANRQMITHWVRESFEEVFKQKAEDLGMSIVYDVAHNIAKVEEHEVDGRKVKVVVHRKGATRAFPAGHEAVPRAYRNVGQPVLIPGSMGTASYVLAGAEGSMKETFGSTCHGAGRVLSRHAATRQFRGDKLRNELMQRGIYIRAASMRVVAEEAPGAYKNVDNVVNVVHEAGIANLVARMRPIGVAKG
- a CDS encoding methyltransferase RsmF C-terminal domain-like protein gives rise to the protein MSKKVKEMLIEQYGYAPDLIFEVKRSKKVYAYKPCEFNPNTRTDRGIYFGKIESDGIRLTIEGSFLVGPKATKNVVEVDEEEMKLWLSGEDLKTSTETRGWVILKWGLYYLGCGKAKDGIIKNYVPKERRINPK
- a CDS encoding tRNA (cytosine(49)-C(5))-methyltransferase; this translates as MEEVAKMNRAFYERYQKLDDGEEFWRLMMAPLRQSIRINTLKAPLEYVKARLEERYELEPIPWVKEGFFINTREFGDMIEYALGLVFPQEASSMIPPVVLDPKPRELVLDMAAAPGAKTTQIAQYMKNEGCIIANDLKKWRANVLIANLNRFGVLNARVTVKDGIYFSRFENTFDRVLLDAPCSSVGMIRKSFKFLTDWSMKKVIRYSNIQKKLIVAAYKALKPGGVLVYSTCTIDPLENEEVVDYLLSKTDAKLEKINLPLKSTPPVLEFEGKKYSEEVKKCLRIHPQDNNTEAFFIAKIRKP
- a CDS encoding archease, which produces MKRWEHYEHTADIGIRGYGETLEEAFEAVAIALFDVMVNVEKVEKREVREIEVEGEDLYSLLYNFLEELLILHDTEGLVFRDFEVKIEKTEKGYKLKAKAYGEKLSEKHEPKEEVKAITYHDMEIKQLPNGEWMAQLVPDI
- the panB gene encoding 3-methyl-2-oxobutanoate hydroxymethyltransferase — translated: MREITPKKIMEMKGKEKITMVTAYDYPSALLADKAKIDIIFVGDSLGMVVYGEQNTLNVTMEQMVYHTRAVAKAVKRGLVLADMPFMSYEVSVEEGMRNAARLIQAGADAVKIEGGYDHRKLVKKLVRAGIPVMGHTGLTPQRYLRLGGYHITGETEEEIEEILRDAKALEKAGAFAVVLEFVLADVAKLVTEEVKIPTIGIGSGPYVDGQVLVWHDLLGVYEHVPPFVKKYADLRGIIQLALENYREEVKEGKFPSGEYYWEFLDKDDFEKKRRKVIERLLGERFDEEV
- a CDS encoding pyridoxal phosphate-dependent aminotransferase is translated as MRKFKVRKELFTLEVPGGYADKVGHGEGFLDCSLGTNPFGTSERVKEKLKNLEVDLSAYPDVRYTYLRNALAEYWDVDEESIFFGYGTIGCFEKVNKFVISPGSKVFGISPQYTRYISDVLAMGGSYESVSLKKENRFKIDVGEVINALTSDYSLLYLDNPHNPTGQVLRLKEVEEIVQDAERKGVLVLVDEAYGDFVEKEESAINLEYDNLIVLRSFSKGFGLASMRVGYAVIKNRKLGELYRKVDLPFPISTIGEILAVEALKDQKFLKESRKKIAAVKREVIDTLKKKFQIAETHMQTPIMLLWGEGDTYRYFLERKILTVRGSAFRSLDDSYARLRVPKNADELLSRL
- a CDS encoding PqqD family protein; translated protein: MENYLKLIPKRNEEIELRKIDGKYYLLIPMTSTLDFLARKLHGDYRRIELDEIGVFVWELCDGTRTVEQIGKKVREKFGENAEPLYERLVTFILELYKRNLILLGGWDEQRE
- the rpsJ gene encoding 30S ribosomal protein S10 yields the protein MQKARIKLASTNISALNEVTDQIKQIAERTGVRMSGPIPLPTKRIRITTRKSPDGEGSATFDRFELRVHKRLIDIEADERAMRQIMRIRVPEDVTIEIELIS
- the tuf gene encoding translation elongation factor EF-1 subunit alpha, with the protein product MAKEKPHVNIVFIGHVDHGKSTTIGRLLFDTANIPEQIIKKFEEMGEKGKSFKFAWVMDRLKEERERGITIDVAHTKFETPHRYITIIDAPGHRDFVKNMITGASQADAAVLVVAATDGVMPQTKEHAFLARTLGINHIIVAINKMDMVNYDEKRFKEVATQVTKLLQMLGYKNFPVIPISAWEGDNVVKKSDKMPWYNGPTLIEALDQIPEPEKPVDKPLRIPIQDVYSIKGVGTVPVGRVETGRLRVGDVVIFEPASTIFHKPIQGEVKSIEMHHEPLEEALPGDNIGFNVRGVGKNDIKRGDVAGHTTNPPTVVRPKDTFKAQIIVLNHPTAITIGYTPVLHAHTTQVAVRFEQLLAKLDPRTGNIVEENPQFIKTGDSAIVILRPTKPMVIEPVKEIPQLGRFAIRDMGQTVAAGMVISIQKGE